A single genomic interval of Dyella sp. GSA-30 harbors:
- a CDS encoding cyclic peptide export ABC transporter, with product MVFNFLLKQSWKLVLIATFSGLVSGISGALLILAIGRGLQAPATSTGAIEFAALCAVALVSRFASDLALLHLTQTAIMQLRVDLSQKMLATPLPTLERIGRAELMVILTGDVGTLASTLQAVPTGLCDALLIVSCFVYMIVQSWQLFIFLLLALAVGIVTYLLAERRPAALNKKLREQTDIVFRHFRSLIEGTRELKLNSRRGARFVAQEIEGAAGNFRQTSIRTMAGYSLASNFGNTLYYLIIGSLLFALPLWSSQSHKILNDFVLILLYLLGPIAHLISLIPSIRQSGISLRKIRQLGDELSTYGGASPSAVQSYATANSVELRGVFRHNEDSSDGRRFSLGPIDLNVRAGEILFIVGGNGSGKTTLAMLLLLLYTPDAGEILLNGRVVDKHNIPFYQSHFSVVFSDFHLFERITCDESEDVFKRVQQHLERFELDDVTIREGKFSTLDLSSGQKRRLALISALADDRPILLFDEWASDQDPIFKNIFYTELLPEMKKKGKTIIVITHDDRYFHVADQVVKLEDGQRTDT from the coding sequence ATGGTATTCAACTTTCTCCTCAAGCAATCGTGGAAATTGGTGCTGATCGCTACTTTCAGCGGGCTGGTAAGCGGAATCAGCGGCGCATTGCTCATTCTTGCCATAGGCAGGGGGTTACAGGCCCCCGCAACTTCCACCGGCGCAATCGAATTTGCGGCCCTATGCGCGGTTGCACTGGTCTCGCGTTTTGCGTCTGATCTCGCGTTGCTGCACCTGACCCAAACGGCAATCATGCAGTTGCGCGTTGATTTAAGTCAAAAAATGCTCGCAACGCCGCTGCCTACGCTGGAGCGCATAGGTAGAGCCGAACTCATGGTCATTTTGACAGGCGACGTCGGCACGCTCGCCAGTACGCTTCAAGCAGTTCCGACCGGCTTATGCGATGCGCTTCTGATCGTCTCGTGTTTCGTCTACATGATTGTTCAGTCTTGGCAGTTGTTCATATTTCTCTTGCTTGCGCTCGCGGTCGGCATCGTCACGTACTTGCTGGCCGAGCGAAGACCGGCCGCGCTGAACAAGAAATTGCGCGAACAGACTGACATCGTGTTCCGGCACTTCCGCAGCCTCATTGAGGGCACGCGAGAGCTCAAACTCAACTCTCGGCGCGGCGCACGTTTTGTTGCGCAAGAGATAGAGGGTGCTGCCGGAAATTTCCGCCAGACGTCCATACGGACCATGGCGGGATATTCATTGGCGAGCAATTTCGGTAACACCCTTTACTACTTGATTATCGGCAGCCTGTTATTCGCCCTGCCGTTATGGTCATCTCAGTCGCACAAGATTCTCAACGACTTTGTGCTGATACTACTCTATCTGCTCGGCCCTATCGCACACTTAATCAGCTTGATTCCCTCCATCCGTCAGTCCGGGATATCTCTCAGGAAGATCAGGCAACTGGGCGACGAACTTTCCACCTACGGCGGGGCAAGCCCGAGCGCCGTCCAGTCATACGCTACTGCTAACAGCGTCGAACTGCGTGGCGTTTTCCGTCACAATGAAGATTCATCGGACGGACGGCGATTCTCATTGGGGCCGATCGATCTCAACGTGCGGGCGGGTGAAATTCTTTTTATCGTGGGAGGCAACGGCAGCGGCAAAACCACATTGGCGATGCTATTACTGCTCTTATACACCCCTGATGCCGGAGAGATCTTGCTAAACGGACGCGTCGTTGACAAACACAACATCCCGTTCTATCAGTCGCACTTTAGCGTGGTGTTTTCCGACTTCCATCTCTTCGAGCGAATAACGTGTGATGAATCGGAAGATGTTTTCAAGCGCGTTCAGCAGCATTTGGAAAGATTCGAGCTTGATGACGTCACGATCCGTGAAGGCAAGTTTTCGACACTCGATCTTTCAAGCGGGCAGAAGAGGCGGCTCGCCCTCATATCTGCTTTGGCAGACGATCGGCCCATACTGCTTTTCGACGAGTGGGCATCGGATCAGGATCCGATATTCAAAAACATTTTCTATACCGAACTCTTGCCAGAAATGAAAAAAAAAGGAAAAACCATTATCGTAATCACACATGACGATCGATATTTTCACGTGGCCGACCAAGTCGTGAAATTGGAGGACGGTCAGCGGACTGATACGTGA
- a CDS encoding alpha/beta fold hydrolase — translation MLEAAARLQTLLRTFEAAMSSSLFVQEGDSSRAAVRLFCFPYAGGNSSIYRGWQAELGSRIEVVAAELPGRGVLRHDQPYYRLDALVDDFMEQIRPLLDRPCVFFGHSNGALMCYALTLALRRHGCRLPSHLILSAKKPPHLDKEKLHSMTSEALIERLRALNGTPPEVLDNPEMMELVLPLLRADFSLSETFECPDEAPLSCGATLVGGSADAEASIGELSQWQRYLPNAGTPIVLQGDHFFVHTRRSDLLELVRNALKPYFSNQLGRAGSLPSA, via the coding sequence ATGCTCGAAGCCGCAGCTCGATTGCAAACCCTTCTTAGGACCTTTGAAGCCGCAATGAGTTCATCACTGTTTGTGCAAGAAGGTGATTCGTCGCGCGCGGCCGTTCGCTTGTTCTGCTTTCCCTATGCGGGTGGCAATTCGAGCATCTATCGGGGCTGGCAGGCCGAATTGGGCTCGCGCATCGAGGTCGTCGCCGCGGAGCTGCCTGGCCGAGGTGTGCTCCGCCACGATCAACCCTATTATCGGCTGGATGCGCTGGTCGACGACTTCATGGAGCAAATTCGCCCGCTGTTGGATCGCCCCTGCGTCTTTTTCGGCCACAGCAATGGTGCGCTAATGTGTTATGCACTGACGCTCGCGCTTCGCAGGCATGGCTGCCGCCTGCCGTCACATCTCATCTTATCGGCGAAAAAACCGCCGCATCTGGACAAGGAGAAGTTGCATAGCATGACGTCCGAGGCGCTCATCGAAAGGCTGAGGGCTTTGAACGGCACGCCGCCTGAGGTGCTGGACAATCCAGAGATGATGGAACTTGTCCTGCCCCTACTGCGTGCAGACTTTTCTTTGAGCGAAACTTTTGAATGCCCGGACGAAGCGCCCTTGTCCTGCGGTGCGACGCTTGTCGGTGGTTCAGCTGATGCGGAGGCTAGCATCGGAGAACTGTCGCAGTGGCAGCGCTACTTGCCAAATGCAGGTACGCCGATCGTCTTGCAAGGGGATCATTTCTTCGTGCATACACGACGAAGCGACTTGCTGGAACTGGTCCGCAACGCACTAAAGCCGTATTTTTCCAATCAGCTTGGGCGAGCAGGCTCGCTCCCATCCGCGTGA
- a CDS encoding type I polyketide synthase produces the protein MTNAFESGSALGADAPIAIIGMAGRFPGSRNIDEFWQKLCAGVESIRRFTDAELLAAGIDPAVLHDKDYVKAAPMLADIEQFDAAFFSLSSHEASIMDPQHRLMLEIAWEAMEHAGYAPGNHGGFHTGIFAGAADSSYFLENLFHNSRMALANSGFQLALANGKDFLCSRIAYHLNLDGPAVTVQSACSTSLVAIYLACRSLLQGGCDMVLAGGVCINLLTERGYLYTDGGVMSRDGHCRSFDAQGNGTIFGDGLGLIVLKQLAHAQRDGDTIHAVIRGAAINNDGSDKQGFAAPSVQGQAAVVRDALVAAGISSAEISYIETHGTGTIVGDPMEVWALENAFALSGTGSRKARCALGSVKTNIGHLNTAAGVAGLIKTVLSLKHRQIPPTLHYESANPHIDFANSPFEVNATLRAWEVDTGPRRAGVSSFGIGGTNAHVIVEESLQEASEASERPVHVVLLSARTAGSLEGMSGKLSKYLRTTQADLADAAYTSQVGRKHFALRRAVVCRTGGQAADALESRALEAATAVKGPSEVVFLFPGQGSQMVNMGRELYAHEDVFREELDRCLEQLGRWQGEGLRQILFPAAGDETQAQEQLRRTCYAQPALFAVEYALAKQLASMGIEPAAMIGHSVGEYVAACLSGVMSLEEALYVVCRRGQLMESLPGGVMLWVQATPTQLKPLLGEEMWLSGLNAPQLCTVSASETSVGELERRLKDAGLVHQRLQTSHGFHSGLMDPMLASFADCLKGMELKAPQRPYLSNVSGDWITAAEACEAGYWVSHIREPVQFSAGLSKLLEGENRVLLEVGPGTALTVLARQQKPDVKAFGVLPSARSGSSAQESWWEAIAALWESGVEVDWKQTYGQERRRRIPLPSYVFERQRYWIEGATADRKVASAAPERRGEGIDNWFYAPSWKRTEGARRGEPERKRHLVLTDRYGLDQHFVTQLKAWETDVLMVEPGELFEQSGTNNWRLDPRNASHYEQLLQSLQSQGRLPDRITHLLSLTPGEGPVEVSLDDGVHSVYALCAAYQKLGIVQRTQLTVVSNGVHAVTGQEKLYAEKATILGPCQVVPLEQPQIRCRHIDVEIEKDYSLSEKQSSRLVREICRDDGAARVAYRGSYRWEHGYEAVTLERSEVPVLRDNGVYLITGGLGGIGQCFAEYVASTARGVQLVLVGRTPLPAEVDWPRYMADAQADEALLRKLTQIQALRERGAQVRYVAADVAVAADVTRLADALRAEGLSVHGIFHAAGVSGAIPSGSDVKAFVEMQLAPKLAGTKLLSAALTADRLDFFLLCSSISTIIPVLGHAGYIAANAFLDAYANQQQAAGVNVISVNWDAWQSVGMAARLMENLPASMEKQRQQYLLSAISPTDGPELFSRLLLAGHPQIIVSPVEFHAFAFGSTTPIVGVPATSPEVVRPALTMDYQASTNDVEHALVRIWQELFGISPVGRHDDFFELGGHSLLATQVVYRVRHAFEIDMPLRDLFDFPTIAALAERVEGLVRQGIENMSDIEVQKAAAESRYLPES, from the coding sequence ATGACAAACGCATTCGAAAGTGGCTCAGCCCTAGGTGCGGATGCGCCGATCGCTATCATTGGGATGGCGGGTCGGTTTCCGGGAAGCCGCAACATCGATGAATTTTGGCAAAAGCTGTGCGCCGGGGTGGAATCGATTCGACGATTTACCGATGCTGAGCTGCTTGCCGCCGGCATCGACCCCGCCGTTCTGCACGATAAGGACTATGTAAAGGCCGCGCCGATGCTTGCCGACATCGAGCAATTCGATGCCGCCTTTTTTAGCTTGAGCTCCCATGAGGCATCGATCATGGACCCCCAACACCGGCTCATGCTCGAGATAGCATGGGAGGCTATGGAGCACGCAGGCTATGCGCCAGGAAACCATGGTGGTTTTCATACGGGCATTTTTGCTGGAGCGGCAGATAGCAGCTATTTTCTGGAGAATCTGTTTCACAACTCACGCATGGCGCTCGCCAACAGCGGGTTCCAGCTGGCTTTGGCGAATGGCAAGGACTTTCTCTGCAGCCGCATTGCGTACCATCTGAACTTGGACGGTCCAGCCGTCACGGTGCAGAGTGCTTGTTCAACGTCCTTGGTTGCCATCTATCTTGCATGTCGCAGCCTTCTGCAGGGAGGCTGCGACATGGTGCTTGCAGGGGGCGTGTGCATCAACCTGCTCACAGAGCGGGGTTACTTGTACACCGACGGCGGAGTCATGTCGCGCGATGGTCATTGTCGCAGCTTCGATGCTCAAGGCAACGGAACCATATTCGGCGACGGGCTAGGGCTGATTGTGCTCAAGCAGCTAGCTCACGCTCAGCGGGACGGCGATACCATTCACGCCGTCATCCGTGGCGCGGCCATCAACAACGATGGCTCGGACAAGCAGGGCTTTGCCGCACCTAGTGTTCAAGGCCAGGCGGCCGTGGTGCGCGATGCATTAGTCGCAGCGGGGATATCTTCTGCAGAGATTTCCTACATTGAGACCCATGGAACGGGCACTATAGTGGGCGACCCAATGGAAGTTTGGGCGTTGGAAAATGCATTCGCATTGTCGGGAACTGGGTCGCGCAAGGCGCGTTGCGCGCTGGGTTCGGTGAAGACGAACATCGGACATTTGAACACGGCAGCGGGGGTGGCGGGCCTGATCAAGACGGTGCTTTCGCTCAAGCATCGGCAGATTCCGCCAACGCTGCATTACGAGTCGGCCAATCCACACATCGACTTTGCAAACAGCCCGTTCGAAGTGAACGCGACCCTTCGGGCGTGGGAGGTGGACACCGGGCCGCGCCGTGCGGGCGTGAGTTCGTTCGGCATTGGCGGAACAAATGCACATGTGATCGTGGAAGAGTCGTTGCAGGAAGCGAGCGAAGCGAGTGAACGGCCGGTACACGTTGTGTTGTTGTCGGCACGCACGGCGGGCTCGCTGGAAGGAATGAGCGGGAAGCTGTCGAAGTATTTGCGAACGACGCAGGCAGATTTGGCGGATGCGGCGTACACGAGTCAAGTGGGGCGAAAGCATTTCGCACTGCGACGCGCCGTGGTTTGCCGCACGGGGGGGCAAGCGGCGGACGCGCTGGAGTCGCGGGCGTTAGAGGCGGCGACGGCGGTGAAAGGCCCGTCGGAAGTGGTGTTCCTGTTTCCGGGGCAGGGTAGTCAGATGGTGAACATGGGGCGCGAGCTGTACGCGCACGAGGACGTATTTCGAGAAGAATTGGACCGGTGTCTTGAGCAGTTGGGTCGCTGGCAGGGAGAGGGGCTGCGGCAAATTTTGTTTCCGGCGGCGGGAGACGAGACGCAAGCGCAAGAGCAGCTACGGCGGACATGCTATGCGCAGCCGGCGTTGTTCGCAGTGGAATATGCATTGGCGAAACAACTGGCATCGATGGGGATCGAGCCGGCGGCCATGATTGGCCACAGCGTCGGTGAATATGTGGCGGCCTGCCTGTCGGGGGTAATGAGCCTGGAAGAGGCCTTGTATGTGGTGTGCCGGCGTGGGCAGCTGATGGAATCGCTGCCAGGCGGGGTGATGCTGTGGGTGCAAGCAACGCCGACGCAGTTGAAGCCACTGCTGGGCGAGGAGATGTGGTTGTCGGGGTTGAATGCACCGCAGTTGTGTACGGTGTCGGCGAGCGAGACGTCTGTGGGTGAGCTGGAGCGCCGATTGAAGGATGCGGGCTTGGTGCACCAGCGACTGCAGACATCGCATGGGTTTCACTCGGGCCTGATGGACCCGATGTTGGCGTCGTTCGCCGACTGTCTGAAGGGAATGGAGCTGAAGGCACCGCAGCGTCCGTACCTGTCGAACGTGAGTGGCGATTGGATCACGGCAGCCGAGGCGTGCGAGGCAGGTTACTGGGTATCGCATATACGCGAACCGGTGCAGTTCAGTGCGGGTCTGTCGAAGTTGTTGGAAGGCGAGAACCGGGTGTTGCTGGAAGTGGGTCCGGGGACGGCGCTGACGGTATTGGCGCGGCAGCAGAAGCCGGATGTGAAAGCGTTTGGCGTGTTGCCCTCGGCGCGCAGCGGGTCGAGTGCCCAGGAAAGTTGGTGGGAGGCGATCGCTGCCTTGTGGGAGAGCGGCGTAGAGGTGGATTGGAAGCAGACCTACGGACAGGAGCGGCGGCGGCGTATTCCGCTGCCGAGCTACGTGTTCGAAAGGCAGCGCTATTGGATCGAGGGGGCGACGGCCGATCGGAAGGTAGCCAGCGCCGCGCCCGAAAGGCGAGGTGAGGGCATCGATAATTGGTTTTATGCGCCGAGCTGGAAGCGCACGGAAGGTGCCCGCCGCGGCGAACCGGAGCGGAAACGCCATCTCGTGCTAACCGACCGGTACGGTCTGGATCAGCATTTTGTGACGCAACTGAAGGCATGGGAAACGGACGTGCTGATGGTTGAGCCGGGTGAGCTGTTCGAGCAGAGCGGGACGAACAACTGGCGACTGGACCCGAGAAATGCCTCACATTACGAACAATTGTTGCAGTCATTGCAATCGCAGGGCCGCTTGCCGGACCGGATCACCCACTTATTGAGTTTGACACCTGGCGAAGGGCCGGTAGAGGTGTCCCTGGACGATGGCGTGCACAGCGTGTATGCGCTATGTGCGGCCTACCAGAAACTGGGAATCGTGCAGCGGACACAGCTGACCGTGGTGAGCAACGGTGTGCATGCGGTGACCGGACAGGAAAAGCTGTACGCGGAAAAGGCGACGATACTTGGGCCGTGCCAAGTGGTGCCGTTGGAACAACCGCAGATCCGGTGTCGGCACATCGACGTGGAGATCGAGAAAGATTACTCACTGAGCGAAAAACAGAGCTCGCGGTTGGTGCGCGAAATATGCCGCGACGACGGGGCGGCGCGAGTGGCCTACCGCGGGAGCTATCGGTGGGAGCATGGGTACGAGGCGGTGACCCTGGAGCGCAGCGAGGTACCGGTGCTTCGCGACAACGGGGTTTATCTGATCACGGGAGGACTTGGCGGAATTGGCCAGTGCTTTGCCGAGTATGTGGCATCGACCGCGCGGGGCGTGCAGCTGGTCTTGGTTGGGCGCACGCCGCTGCCGGCAGAAGTGGACTGGCCGAGGTACATGGCGGATGCACAAGCAGACGAAGCACTACTGCGAAAGCTGACGCAGATCCAAGCCCTGCGTGAACGCGGAGCGCAGGTGCGATACGTGGCGGCGGACGTGGCTGTGGCAGCGGATGTCACTCGCCTGGCGGATGCGCTGCGCGCCGAAGGACTCTCGGTACACGGGATATTCCATGCCGCGGGCGTATCCGGGGCAATACCGTCCGGTTCCGACGTCAAGGCATTTGTCGAAATGCAGTTGGCGCCAAAACTTGCGGGCACCAAACTCCTAAGCGCCGCATTGACCGCTGATCGACTGGACTTCTTCCTGCTGTGCTCGTCCATCAGCACGATAATTCCTGTCCTTGGGCATGCCGGCTACATTGCTGCGAACGCTTTCCTAGATGCCTATGCAAACCAGCAGCAAGCAGCGGGCGTCAATGTGATATCGGTAAATTGGGACGCTTGGCAATCCGTAGGCATGGCCGCGCGCCTCATGGAAAATCTGCCGGCTTCCATGGAGAAGCAGCGTCAGCAGTATTTGCTCAGCGCCATTTCTCCAACCGATGGGCCCGAGCTTTTTTCTCGCCTGCTTTTGGCTGGACATCCGCAGATTATTGTCAGCCCCGTCGAGTTCCACGCTTTCGCCTTTGGCTCGACCACTCCGATAGTGGGGGTGCCGGCCACATCCCCAGAGGTGGTGCGGCCCGCGCTGACGATGGATTACCAAGCGTCCACCAACGACGTGGAGCACGCGCTCGTGCGGATTTGGCAAGAACTTTTTGGTATCTCGCCAGTCGGAAGACACGACGATTTCTTCGAGCTAGGCGGTCACTCGCTGCTCGCGACGCAGGTTGTGTATCGTGTCCGCCATGCGTTCGAAATCGACATGCCTCTGCGCGACTTGTTCGATTTTCCCACCATCGCCGCGCTTGCTGAACGAGTGGAAGGACTGGTGCGGCAAGGGATCGAAAACATGTCGGATATCGAGGTTCAAAAGGCGGCGGCTGAATCTCGCTATTTGCCGGAGTCGTAG
- a CDS encoding amino acid adenylation domain-containing protein, with the protein MTTGQGLSPEKEALLAKRLKGALGKQNTAMASARLTNAEEGAPLSFGQQRLWFIDQFESGQTHYNISQSIRMRGALDVNALRRSLNEVVRRHEMLRTVFEMKNGVPRQVAHAHIDIPLPVVDLDGMSETEQRARVSLLRHEQASLRFDLTTGPLLRLLLLSISPLEHVLLFTIHHIAYDAWSQGILIRELGILYEAFTRGEASPLPELSAQYADYALWERRWLDGEVTTRQLGYWKERLGNAPQLLSLPLDRPRPPIQTHNGEEYRFSVDPVICQKLKGLARENQATLFMVLAAAFSVFLSRYSGQEDICIGTPVANRNNAGSAPLIGFFVNTLVLRTQVDWEVDFSELLRQVRKHALDAYEHQDLPFERLVDGLKLERNVSFSPLYQVMLVLQNAYSDDLRIGDLDIEVEIGERFVAKHDLTLDIMEIDDGLLCCLEYNIDLFERETAARMMDNFVILLSSIVASPRHPIGRLKLLSDSEQRKLLRDFNATRQRFPQDVTIHQLFERYAARHPDAIALEFEGLELTYAETNRRANRLAHHLIEQGIRPGDRVAICMERSTEMVVGLIAVLKAGAAYVPLDPDYPIERLQFMLDDSEPALMLAHEPTRRQTSELRSMSGWVVVDADDTAFTGIAQHDPDSHALGIHAQNLAYIIYTSGSTGQPKGVMNQHDGVVNRLLWAQQQFALTPTDRVLQKTPFSFDVSVWEFFLPLLSGARLVLASPRGHKDPHYLSSIIAQRSITVVHFVPPMLHAFLNYGDMRACGTLRHVLCSGEALPRTLQIRFHGELPRTSLHNLYGPTEAAVDVTYWHCQPDEQHGSVPIGRSIANTQIYVLDRFGQPAPIGVVGELYIGGIQVARGYLKRPQLTEERFVEDRLGDLPGMRLYRTGDLARYGADGVLEYCGRTDFQVKLRGFRIELGEIEMALARIVEVSEAAVTVLDESGDDKQLVAYVRMSASTSKSEHDLRQALSSMLPEHMLPGHIVMIDRFPLTANGKLDRTALPRPGKRVTKTPSEPCTPTQRLLSSAWMEVLKVEDVGIHQNFFELGGHSLLLLQLHAILCARLGIHLQIVDLFQYPTIEKLSWFIDRLSAGGLSSVAGVEPQQETPRASVEPLVGTDGESVAR; encoded by the coding sequence ATGACGACAGGCCAAGGACTCTCTCCGGAAAAGGAGGCTCTGCTGGCTAAGCGGCTCAAGGGCGCGCTCGGTAAGCAGAACACTGCGATGGCTTCGGCGCGGCTGACGAATGCAGAGGAAGGAGCCCCGCTGTCGTTCGGACAGCAGCGCTTGTGGTTCATCGACCAGTTCGAGTCTGGGCAAACACATTACAACATTTCCCAGTCGATCCGCATGCGCGGAGCGCTAGACGTGAATGCCCTGCGACGGAGTTTGAACGAAGTGGTGCGGCGGCACGAAATGCTGCGCACAGTCTTTGAAATGAAGAACGGAGTGCCGCGACAAGTAGCCCACGCGCACATCGATATTCCGCTGCCCGTCGTCGATTTGGACGGCATGTCGGAAACAGAGCAGCGAGCGCGCGTTTCACTGCTGCGCCACGAGCAGGCGAGCCTGCGCTTCGATCTGACGACAGGTCCGCTTCTGCGCTTGCTGCTACTGAGCATCTCTCCTCTTGAACACGTACTTCTGTTCACCATTCACCACATTGCCTACGATGCCTGGTCGCAGGGTATTTTGATACGCGAACTCGGAATTCTGTATGAAGCTTTCACGCGCGGCGAGGCATCGCCGTTACCTGAACTCTCCGCACAATATGCCGATTATGCGCTGTGGGAACGGCGGTGGCTCGACGGCGAAGTAACAACACGGCAGTTGGGATACTGGAAAGAGCGTCTGGGCAACGCACCCCAATTGCTTTCCTTGCCGCTGGATCGGCCGCGGCCGCCGATTCAAACCCACAACGGAGAGGAATACCGGTTTTCGGTTGATCCGGTTATTTGCCAGAAGCTCAAGGGCCTTGCGCGCGAGAATCAGGCGACGCTATTCATGGTTTTGGCAGCTGCATTTAGCGTGTTCCTATCGCGCTACTCGGGGCAAGAAGACATTTGCATCGGCACGCCTGTGGCGAACCGAAACAACGCGGGCAGCGCTCCGCTCATAGGATTCTTCGTCAATACTCTGGTGCTTCGGACGCAAGTCGACTGGGAGGTCGATTTCAGCGAGCTTTTGAGGCAAGTGCGCAAGCATGCGCTGGACGCTTACGAGCACCAAGACCTGCCTTTCGAGCGCTTGGTGGACGGCCTCAAGCTGGAGCGCAACGTTTCGTTTTCGCCTTTGTATCAGGTAATGCTCGTGCTTCAGAACGCTTACTCCGATGATTTGCGGATCGGGGATCTGGATATCGAGGTCGAGATTGGCGAGCGCTTTGTTGCCAAGCACGACCTTACCTTGGACATCATGGAAATCGATGATGGGCTGTTATGTTGCCTTGAATACAACATCGATCTCTTCGAGCGGGAAACGGCCGCGAGAATGATGGATAATTTCGTCATCTTGTTGTCTTCGATCGTCGCGTCGCCGCGACATCCGATCGGTCGATTGAAATTGTTAAGCGACAGCGAACAACGGAAATTGCTACGAGATTTCAACGCGACACGCCAACGGTTTCCGCAAGATGTAACAATCCACCAACTATTCGAACGGTATGCGGCGCGTCATCCCGATGCCATTGCGCTCGAGTTTGAAGGCCTTGAACTTACCTACGCGGAAACGAATCGCAGAGCAAATCGGCTGGCGCACCATTTGATCGAGCAGGGAATCAGGCCTGGTGATCGCGTGGCTATTTGTATGGAGCGCAGCACTGAGATGGTGGTGGGACTCATTGCTGTGCTGAAAGCAGGGGCGGCTTATGTGCCTTTGGACCCGGACTATCCGATCGAACGCCTACAGTTCATGTTGGATGACAGCGAGCCTGCGTTGATGCTTGCTCATGAGCCGACGAGGCGCCAAACGTCCGAGCTGCGGAGTATGAGCGGCTGGGTCGTGGTCGATGCCGACGACACGGCATTTACTGGCATTGCACAGCATGATCCGGATTCGCATGCACTGGGCATCCACGCGCAAAACCTGGCTTACATCATATACACCTCCGGCTCAACCGGCCAGCCCAAAGGAGTGATGAATCAGCATGACGGCGTGGTCAACCGCTTGCTATGGGCGCAGCAGCAGTTCGCACTAACACCTACGGATCGCGTTTTGCAGAAAACCCCATTTTCCTTCGACGTGTCGGTGTGGGAATTCTTTCTCCCGCTGCTGTCCGGCGCGCGCTTGGTTCTGGCAAGTCCCCGTGGGCATAAAGACCCTCACTACCTGAGCTCCATCATCGCGCAGCGCTCGATCACGGTAGTGCACTTCGTGCCGCCAATGCTGCATGCGTTCCTTAACTATGGGGATATGCGTGCCTGCGGCACGCTTCGCCATGTATTGTGCAGCGGAGAGGCCTTGCCGCGAACCTTGCAGATAAGATTCCATGGCGAGTTACCGCGAACCTCCCTGCACAATTTGTACGGCCCAACCGAGGCCGCGGTCGACGTCACGTACTGGCATTGTCAGCCGGACGAACAGCACGGCTCGGTACCCATCGGTCGATCGATCGCGAACACGCAGATCTACGTTTTAGACAGATTCGGGCAGCCGGCACCAATCGGCGTCGTTGGGGAGCTCTATATCGGCGGAATACAGGTGGCTCGTGGCTATCTGAAACGTCCGCAGTTGACTGAGGAACGGTTCGTCGAAGATCGCCTTGGAGATCTTCCTGGCATGCGGCTGTATCGAACGGGCGATCTTGCGCGTTATGGCGCCGACGGCGTACTCGAATATTGTGGGCGCACCGATTTTCAGGTGAAGTTGCGCGGTTTTCGCATCGAGCTCGGAGAGATCGAAATGGCGCTCGCTCGCATTGTCGAAGTTTCCGAGGCAGCAGTCACCGTACTCGACGAGTCTGGCGACGACAAGCAACTGGTGGCTTATGTCCGAATGTCTGCATCAACTTCGAAGTCGGAACACGATTTGCGCCAAGCGCTAAGTTCAATGTTGCCCGAGCACATGTTGCCGGGACATATTGTCATGATTGATCGTTTTCCTCTGACTGCGAACGGCAAACTCGATCGCACCGCTTTGCCGCGTCCCGGGAAGAGAGTCACTAAAACGCCGAGTGAACCCTGTACTCCAACTCAGCGGTTGCTGTCTTCGGCCTGGATGGAAGTGCTCAAGGTCGAGGATGTGGGTATCCATCAAAACTTTTTCGAACTAGGTGGCCATTCATTGCTTCTGCTGCAGCTTCACGCCATTTTGTGTGCGCGCCTGGGAATACACCTGCAGATTGTGGACTTGTTCCAATACCCGACCATCGAAAAACTGTCTTGGTTTATCGACCGGCTCTCGGCAGGCGGCCTGTCATCAGTTGCGGGGGTTGAGCCACAGCAGGAGACGCCCCGTGCGAGCGTCGAGCCGCTTGTGGGCACGGACGGAGAATCCGTTGCTCGTTAG